A single Saccharolobus shibatae B12 DNA region contains:
- a CDS encoding CgeB family protein yields MKITIIGAEGKYNAEYFFIKAFKRLGYEVNFIDQYEGIRRKTLIRLLSTRLSIFRKFLNNIRINKIIRNMDLGNSDIILVFKGELLTESSLKILSDYNVYLFYPDTFRFGLILKDRLQYFNGVIVTTLHKIFYEKLGAKRVISIWWACDPEVHRKLNEEKIYDVSFVGTFYPNRWLTLSKVKRKPHVFGNFWYLKAGYHHPPVYGEDYIKIINQTKINLNIHHPSDLKAEAPNMRVFEVAGSSGFILTERMSILRNIFKNIETYSDLDELNEKIEYYVNDDKVREEVGYSLRQQCIDKHTYIHRVERILKEI; encoded by the coding sequence ATGAAAATAACGATAATAGGAGCTGAAGGTAAATATAATGCTGAGTATTTCTTTATTAAAGCCTTTAAAAGATTGGGTTATGAAGTTAACTTCATAGATCAGTATGAGGGTATAAGGAGAAAGACTTTAATAAGATTATTATCTACTAGATTATCTATTTTCAGAAAATTTTTGAACAATATAAGAATAAATAAAATCATTAGAAATATGGATCTTGGAAATTCTGATATAATCTTAGTATTTAAAGGCGAACTTTTAACTGAAAGTAGTCTTAAAATTCTTTCAGATTACAATGTATATTTATTTTATCCAGATACCTTCAGATTTGGATTAATTCTAAAAGATCGTTTACAATATTTTAACGGTGTGATAGTCACGACTCTCCATAAGATATTTTACGAGAAATTAGGTGCTAAGAGAGTAATTAGTATCTGGTGGGCATGTGATCCTGAAGTACACAGAAAATTAAATGAGGAAAAGATATATGATGTGTCATTTGTCGGTACGTTCTATCCGAATAGATGGCTAACTTTAAGTAAAGTTAAAAGAAAGCCACATGTTTTTGGTAATTTTTGGTACCTAAAAGCTGGTTATCATCATCCTCCAGTGTATGGAGAAGATTATATAAAAATTATAAATCAAACAAAGATTAATCTTAATATTCATCATCCTAGCGACTTGAAAGCAGAAGCGCCTAATATGAGGGTTTTTGAAGTGGCTGGTTCATCGGGATTCATATTAACGGAAAGAATGAGCATTCTAAGGAATATTTTTAAGAATATAGAAACATATTCTGATTTAGATGAACTTAATGAAAAGATAGAGTATTATGTTAATGATGATAAAGTTAGAGAAGAAGTTGGTTATAGTCTTCGTCAGCAGTGTATAGACAAGCATACTTATATCCATAGAGTCGAAAGAATACTTAAGGAAATTTAA
- a CDS encoding RNA-guided endonuclease InsQ/TnpB family protein codes for MSIVTFRFRAFTDVETLRALKARLKLACEIYNTLRWADIYFYQRDGKGLTQTELRQLALDLRKQDKEYKQLHSQVVQEIANRFYEARQRFFQELARFPKEKKIHKWYSLTYPQSGWKILSVREIRTGSRKNKKKLLVLSLSHLGIFKVIVHRDFPLDKVKRVVVKLTKSERVYISFVVEDHVFQQAPKTNNVVAIDVGVEKLLTTSDGEYLPNFKFYEKALRKIKHLHKELCRKEFLSKNWFKAKVKLAKAYEHLANLKRDMYMKIGKYLSMNYDVVVMEDINVKQLVGKSLRKLRMRLHDVSFGELRDIIKYQIGKYGKKFVLVNPSNTSRTCAKCGYVKEDLTLADRIFTCPKCGWIADRDYNASLNILRRSGWELPLVPVELHPLPVLQYWQGGVVKQEASSFRRE; via the coding sequence ATGTCCATCGTAACGTTTCGTTTTCGTGCCTTTACAGACGTGGAAACCTTGAGGGCGTTAAAAGCCCGGTTGAAGTTAGCATGTGAGATATACAACACGTTACGATGGGCAGACATCTACTTCTACCAAAGAGATGGAAAAGGTCTAACACAAACAGAGTTAAGACAATTAGCCCTAGACTTGAGAAAACAAGACAAGGAGTACAAACAACTCCATTCACAAGTGGTACAAGAAATAGCAAATCGTTTTTATGAAGCAAGACAGAGGTTCTTCCAAGAATTAGCACGTTTTCCTAAGGAAAAGAAAATCCACAAGTGGTACTCATTAACATATCCACAATCGGGCTGGAAAATACTATCAGTCAGAGAAATAAGGACTGGAAGTAGAAAGAATAAAAAGAAACTGCTTGTGCTAAGCTTGTCTCACTTAGGCATCTTCAAGGTCATTGTCCATAGAGACTTTCCGTTGGACAAGGTGAAGAGGGTGGTAGTTAAGCTAACGAAGTCTGAAAGAGTATACATATCCTTTGTGGTGGAAGACCATGTGTTCCAGCAAGCTCCGAAGACTAACAATGTAGTGGCAATAGATGTTGGTGTAGAGAAGCTTCTAACAACTTCAGATGGTGAATATTTACCCAACTTCAAGTTCTACGAGAAGGCACTCCGTAAGATTAAGCATTTGCACAAGGAATTGTGTAGGAAGGAGTTCCTTTCCAAGAATTGGTTTAAAGCCAAGGTTAAGTTAGCTAAGGCATATGAACATCTTGCTAATTTGAAGAGGGATATGTACATGAAGATAGGGAAGTACCTATCGATGAATTACGATGTTGTGGTAATGGAGGATATTAATGTTAAACAACTGGTTGGTAAGTCTCTCAGAAAGCTTAGGATGAGGTTACATGACGTATCGTTTGGTGAGCTAAGGGATATAATCAAATATCAGATAGGGAAGTATGGAAAGAAATTTGTGTTAGTTAATCCGTCAAACACGTCAAGGACGTGTGCTAAATGCGGATATGTGAAGGAAGATCTAACTTTAGCTGACCGTATCTTTACTTGTCCTAAGTGCGGTTGGATAGCTGACCGTGACTATAATGCTTCTCTAAATATCTTGCGTAGGTCGGGGTGGGAGCTGCCCTTAGTGCCTGTGGAGCTTCACCCTCTACCAGTACTTCAGTACTGGCAAGGTGGGGTTGTGAAGCAGGAAGCTTCCTCCTTCAGGAGGGAGTAG
- a CDS encoding symporter has protein sequence MGFDPIYFLFPIIVMVLSFGIVYKLVKSVKVLMFSALAYYIAILLKVLVQLFTLNYIESLNNLPILGLYYGLQTSMFEVGLAYAFALLGKIKDGWGYGVSLAMWENGVLVSIPTLFTYMAYYFFPSILSIPPQLEYPVIQALPLIGLSTLERVSSLLVHSSWGYLSVLSVITGRKRLFLVAFPMGLVDFLVPFEKHLGILTFEFILFSIGLICLAIAWSLGQYYRSTSSKGT, from the coding sequence GTGGGCTTTGATCCAATATATTTCTTGTTTCCCATAATAGTAATGGTGTTATCTTTCGGAATCGTATATAAGTTAGTTAAGTCTGTCAAAGTATTGATGTTTTCCGCATTAGCCTATTACATAGCTATATTGTTGAAGGTTTTAGTACAACTTTTCACCTTAAATTATATAGAATCACTCAATAATTTACCAATTTTAGGCCTATATTATGGACTGCAAACTTCCATGTTTGAAGTAGGGTTAGCTTACGCTTTTGCCCTATTGGGAAAGATTAAGGATGGTTGGGGCTATGGAGTTTCTCTAGCAATGTGGGAAAATGGAGTATTAGTATCAATACCCACGCTTTTTACGTACATGGCCTATTATTTCTTTCCGTCAATACTATCTATTCCACCACAACTGGAATATCCAGTTATTCAAGCACTACCACTCATTGGACTTAGCACACTTGAGAGGGTTTCGTCACTTTTAGTACATTCATCATGGGGATATCTCTCAGTATTAAGTGTTATTACGGGAAGAAAAAGACTATTCCTAGTGGCTTTTCCAATGGGTCTTGTGGACTTTCTGGTACCTTTTGAGAAGCATCTAGGAATATTGACATTCGAATTTATTTTATTCAGTATCGGACTAATCTGCTTAGCCATAGCCTGGTCTTTGGGACAATATTATCGTTCAACCTCCTCTAAGGGGACGTAA
- a CDS encoding type II toxin-antitoxin system VapC family toxin has product MAKFVTKEKGWEKITEILKDAETSDFALVEVSNVVWKKTVLTRELTEQDAIKAVTIIRYYLPQLLILNKSIDVIERAIEISIKEKIPIYDSLYIALAERKGSKLVTGDRKQHEIAKKYVISELI; this is encoded by the coding sequence TTGGCTAAATTTGTAACTAAGGAGAAAGGATGGGAGAAGATTACAGAGATTTTAAAAGACGCTGAGACATCAGACTTTGCGTTAGTGGAAGTATCTAACGTAGTGTGGAAGAAAACCGTATTAACCAGAGAGTTAACTGAACAAGATGCAATTAAGGCAGTTACTATAATCAGATACTATTTACCACAATTGCTGATATTGAATAAAAGTATTGACGTAATTGAAAGAGCTATTGAGATTTCCATAAAAGAGAAAATCCCGATATATGATTCGCTTTATATCGCATTGGCTGAACGTAAAGGAAGTAAATTAGTAACTGGGGATAGGAAGCAACACGAGATAGCGAAAAAGTACGTCATCTCAGAGCTTATATAG
- a CDS encoding MFS transporter: MEKSIEKLIDTAKWTSIHSLMFASLAIGYFMWGVIASIAPLIYPNINSVLFLLTPTFATLAGDLILSLFSDKKLGRKTTFFITMTLYSVGTILLVLAAVLAGFSTDNLAKFPSLALIILGIVLGVFGVEGEVPVMLSYTAEMMPLKYRDTMLVLAPNFDNIGAMVAALVGYLTYSLSNSFIIELLALSIVAILGIVTAVIIRLLLPESVRWLATKGDINKAKVEASKVTKEGTAEVKEVNVNKKLSLGSRYAFLAIIGLSQYLTYGLMAFVVADYYFSSSQTPFIIFIANLGASISGFIAAYIANKMRTRIFALISYVGGTLSMIPILYLTMNFNFAMFYSLLIVNMMFSEFGWAIRTIYEPVLMPKNLRAFMIGLIRLVPITAYALSVYFTQSFNLTDSILYNTILWSIGGIATIVWYFKGIDINYVPLEEVER; the protein is encoded by the coding sequence ATGGAGAAGAGTATTGAGAAATTAATCGATACAGCAAAGTGGACTTCAATACATTCACTAATGTTTGCCTCACTTGCAATAGGCTACTTCATGTGGGGAGTAATCGCTTCTATTGCTCCCTTAATTTACCCTAATATAAATAGCGTATTATTCCTATTAACCCCAACATTCGCAACATTGGCTGGTGATTTAATACTCTCACTATTTTCAGATAAGAAATTAGGTAGAAAGACAACTTTCTTCATTACAATGACACTATACTCTGTTGGAACCATATTGCTAGTTTTAGCTGCAGTCCTAGCTGGCTTCAGCACTGATAACCTAGCCAAATTCCCGTCATTAGCTTTAATAATCTTAGGAATAGTTTTAGGAGTATTTGGCGTTGAGGGAGAAGTTCCAGTAATGCTATCCTACACTGCAGAGATGATGCCTCTCAAATACAGAGATACGATGTTAGTGTTGGCTCCAAATTTCGACAATATTGGCGCAATGGTAGCTGCTCTAGTTGGGTATTTAACGTATAGCCTTTCAAACTCTTTCATTATAGAACTTTTAGCTCTCTCCATTGTCGCAATATTGGGCATTGTTACGGCAGTGATAATAAGGCTGTTATTACCGGAATCTGTAAGATGGTTGGCAACTAAAGGGGATATAAATAAGGCAAAGGTTGAGGCGAGCAAGGTTACAAAAGAAGGTACAGCAGAAGTAAAAGAAGTTAATGTGAACAAAAAGCTAAGTTTAGGCTCTAGATACGCATTTCTAGCTATAATAGGACTTTCTCAATATTTGACATATGGTTTAATGGCATTTGTGGTTGCTGACTATTACTTCTCCTCGTCACAAACTCCCTTTATTATCTTCATAGCGAACTTAGGGGCTTCAATTTCTGGTTTTATAGCGGCATATATTGCAAACAAGATGAGGACTAGAATCTTCGCGTTAATATCATATGTGGGAGGTACTCTTAGTATGATTCCAATTCTATACTTAACTATGAACTTCAACTTCGCAATGTTTTACTCATTACTAATTGTCAATATGATGTTTAGTGAATTTGGTTGGGCAATTAGGACGATATACGAACCGGTGTTAATGCCAAAGAATTTGAGGGCATTTATGATAGGCCTAATTAGGCTTGTCCCAATTACCGCATATGCGTTATCAGTTTACTTTACTCAATCCTTTAATTTAACTGACTCCATACTGTATAACACCATTTTATGGTCAATTGGAGGTATTGCAACAATAGTATGGTACTTTAAAGGTATAGATATAAATTACGTCCCCTTAGAGGAGGTTGAACGATAA
- a CDS encoding AAA family ATPase has protein sequence MRLKITSLGPITERSEIELGDLTVFFGPPNSGKSTALKAIYYSLHPLLSNEMKDTFVNLGSLKLEYVTKDNIYEFKFHPSTDYLKDLLPEGEFSADPLFVKFVEENSLFENFKDTLVNTSIMLPSECKGVREVPYEAEISGKTGKVILHLTNELTPKCKEALYTELGKIIMPTLGKRIINKYMEKFLEYLRKEEKVSDVVLIPYSRSFVTFEALTFAELTAGKTSSTASSLLDIIQSIASAFILGLKFYSLENILGDIKELEIYFDKIKGRSEISGRIYKLLKPLIPGDIKILNDKLTYIEGDKPISWKYTSASIMEVVSLLLSVGEGQLILYEEPETQLHERLQVLMALILYAMSSFNKFAITTHSQTILYTLSFIAYLKPTAEEVKKLLDKLGVKNDELAKAIEEANNKKVKFYYFHDGKVEEKSAEEVSKGIPGITDVMDIELSWLSELYLSRGGKDASS, from the coding sequence ATGAGACTCAAGATTACATCTCTTGGACCAATTACGGAGAGGAGCGAAATTGAACTTGGCGATCTGACAGTATTTTTCGGTCCGCCTAATTCTGGGAAGTCGACTGCTTTAAAGGCAATATATTATTCACTACATCCTCTACTTAGTAACGAGATGAAAGATACATTTGTTAATTTAGGAAGTCTGAAGCTCGAATACGTGACAAAAGATAATATATACGAGTTTAAGTTTCACCCTTCAACTGATTACCTTAAGGACTTACTTCCAGAAGGCGAATTCTCTGCAGACCCTTTATTTGTAAAGTTTGTAGAAGAGAACTCTCTCTTTGAGAACTTCAAGGATACTTTAGTAAACACTTCAATAATGTTACCCTCAGAATGCAAAGGAGTAAGAGAGGTACCATATGAGGCTGAAATCTCTGGAAAAACTGGAAAAGTAATATTACATCTCACTAATGAGCTTACTCCGAAATGCAAAGAGGCTCTTTATACAGAGTTAGGTAAAATAATTATGCCTACTCTAGGCAAAAGAATTATTAATAAATATATGGAAAAATTCCTCGAGTATTTGAGAAAAGAGGAAAAGGTTAGTGACGTAGTGCTTATACCTTATTCAAGGTCATTCGTAACTTTTGAAGCATTAACTTTTGCAGAGTTAACTGCTGGTAAGACGTCATCTACAGCAAGTAGTCTATTAGATATTATACAAAGCATAGCGAGTGCATTTATCCTTGGATTAAAGTTTTACTCTTTGGAAAATATTTTAGGAGACATAAAGGAGCTCGAAATCTATTTCGATAAAATAAAAGGAAGGAGTGAGATTAGCGGGAGAATATACAAACTCTTAAAACCATTAATACCCGGTGATATTAAAATCCTAAATGACAAGCTAACGTATATAGAGGGAGATAAACCTATCTCCTGGAAGTACACCTCAGCTTCTATTATGGAAGTTGTAAGTTTACTACTTTCAGTAGGGGAAGGACAGTTAATACTTTATGAAGAACCCGAAACTCAGCTCCACGAGAGGTTACAAGTACTTATGGCGCTTATCCTTTATGCAATGTCTTCATTTAACAAGTTTGCAATAACTACTCATAGCCAGACGATATTATATACGCTCTCATTTATAGCTTATCTTAAGCCTACTGCTGAAGAGGTTAAAAAATTGCTAGATAAGCTGGGAGTTAAGAATGATGAACTAGCTAAAGCTATAGAAGAGGCAAACAATAAGAAGGTAAAGTTTTACTATTTCCATGATGGAAAAGTAGAAGAAAAATCCGCTGAGGAAGTAAGTAAAGGAATTCCTGGCATTACGGACGTAATGGATATTGAATTAAGCTGGCTTTCTGAACTATACTTATCCAGAGGTGGTAAAGATGCTAGTAGCTAA
- a CDS encoding SDH family Clp fold serine proteinase has product METVYGLRSKELMFIIHSPGGQIEATQSIIEYLRQKFDRITVVVPDAAMSAATLFALASDEVIMGKHSNLGPIDPQFVVTMPYGQVSISAQSILEEFERAKEEVKKDRDSLLVWAPKIQQYPPAILEEARNALELTKKLGREWLVKYMFKGDADAEKKAERIVNYLSDHKELKSHATPISRDKLKELGLKITDLENDQNLQDLILSVYHITRITFQLTTAHKIVENSNGRAFIKLVLAGTPEKKA; this is encoded by the coding sequence ATGGAAACGGTCTACGGATTGAGGAGTAAAGAATTAATGTTTATAATCCATAGTCCCGGTGGTCAAATTGAGGCAACACAGAGTATTATAGAATATTTAAGACAGAAATTCGATAGAATTACTGTAGTTGTACCAGATGCAGCGATGTCTGCAGCGACATTATTTGCTTTAGCCTCAGATGAGGTAATAATGGGGAAACACTCTAATCTAGGTCCTATAGATCCTCAGTTTGTTGTTACTATGCCTTATGGTCAGGTGTCAATTTCAGCTCAGTCAATATTAGAGGAGTTTGAGAGAGCTAAGGAAGAAGTTAAAAAGGACAGAGACAGTTTACTAGTCTGGGCACCTAAAATCCAGCAATATCCTCCTGCTATACTTGAAGAGGCAAGAAACGCATTAGAATTAACTAAAAAGTTGGGAAGGGAATGGTTAGTAAAATATATGTTTAAGGGAGATGCCGATGCAGAGAAAAAGGCTGAAAGGATTGTAAATTATTTAAGCGATCATAAAGAGTTGAAATCACATGCAACTCCTATAAGTAGGGATAAGTTAAAGGAACTCGGCTTAAAGATAACTGATCTAGAGAATGACCAGAACTTACAAGATTTAATTCTGTCAGTTTATCATATTACTAGAATAACGTTTCAACTCACTACAGCTCATAAGATAGTTGAAAACTCTAACGGAAGGGCGTTCATAAAGCTTGTACTTGCGGGAACTCCAGAGAAAAAGGCGTGA
- the vapB gene encoding type II toxin-antitoxin system VapB family antitoxin, translating to MKTVYSLRIDKELREEMEKYNVKWNEEIENFIRRRIEELKKEEIFKKINEILQTMPETKSNSAELVREDRDNS from the coding sequence ATGAAGACCGTATACAGTTTAAGGATAGATAAGGAATTACGTGAGGAGATGGAGAAATACAACGTTAAGTGGAATGAGGAGATTGAGAACTTTATAAGGAGGAGGATTGAGGAGTTAAAGAAAGAGGAAATCTTCAAGAAGATTAATGAAATCCTCCAAACAATGCCCGAGACTAAGTCAAATAGTGCAGAATTGGTGAGGGAAGATAGGGATAATAGTTGA
- a CDS encoding coiled-coil domain-containing protein, which yields MSEKIVDEILNNPQLLSVLAEKIYGKLKDEIVIKKLEENSESIKALQEEIKKHTEAIQALQQTTQSLQETVDKHTEAIKELQEEVKKQGEAIQALQQTTQSLQETVNRHTQAIVSLQETVNKHTEAIQALQEEVKKQGEAIQALQETVNKHTEAIEALQRAVLRLGREVKKLSIEVGGFTNRAGRGLERVMLKLYRKALELHGVDPKRVVHGKMVDDEGVIEKGKVFEVDFYETNEYVYVFEIKNFADKGTYDQVIVRKKLFSARYKDKKIKVFVVANFVDEKVKKKLEEEGVEIIASHVIK from the coding sequence ATGAGTGAAAAAATTGTTGATGAGATACTTAATAATCCTCAGCTACTTTCAGTATTGGCTGAGAAAATTTACGGCAAGCTTAAGGACGAAATTGTGATAAAGAAATTAGAAGAAAACAGCGAGAGCATAAAGGCTCTACAAGAGGAGATTAAAAAACATACTGAGGCAATTCAAGCGCTCCAACAAACTACTCAATCCTTACAAGAGACTGTAGATAAGCATACTGAGGCAATTAAAGAACTTCAAGAGGAAGTTAAGAAGCAAGGTGAGGCTATTCAAGCACTTCAACAAACTACTCAATCCTTACAAGAGACTGTGAATAGACACACTCAAGCTATAGTGTCACTTCAAGAGACTGTGAATAAGCATACTGAGGCTATTCAAGCACTTCAAGAGGAAGTTAAGAAGCAAGGTGAGGCTATTCAAGCACTTCAAGAGACTGTGAATAAGCATACTGAGGCTATTGAGGCGTTGCAGAGGGCTGTGCTTAGGTTGGGTAGGGAGGTTAAGAAGCTTTCGATAGAGGTGGGTGGTTTTACTAATAGGGCTGGGAGGGGTTTGGAGAGGGTGATGTTGAAGCTTTATAGGAAGGCTTTGGAGCTTCATGGTGTTGATCCTAAGAGGGTTGTTCATGGGAAGATGGTTGATGATGAGGGGGTAATAGAGAAGGGTAAGGTGTTTGAGGTGGACTTTTATGAGACTAATGAGTATGTTTATGTGTTTGAGATAAAGAATTTTGCGGATAAGGGGACTTATGATCAAGTTATTGTTAGGAAAAAGTTGTTCTCTGCAAGGTATAAGGATAAGAAGATAAAGGTATTTGTTGTGGCGAACTTTGTGGATGAGAAGGTGAAGAAGAAACTTGAGGAGGAAGGGGTAGAAATTATAGCTTCTCACGTAATCAAGTAG
- a CDS encoding sugar phosphate nucleotidyltransferase: MQAIITAGGLGTRMLPISKEIPKEMLPVPVNGELKPIIQVIFEQLYDQGVREFIVVVSRSKRVIEDYFTPDYDFLDYLEREGKLKQASSLRGFYERVEGSNIVFLTQYRQRGFGEAVLRTEPYVGGSFLVVAADTLVFDLDIGRMSTNSFLVTEVEDPRPYGVVITDGEGNVIDVEEKPQFPRSNLIIIPYYVFDERIFQALKRVHFERELQLTDGIRNLIREGVVFKAIRVKDTYDLGNFEGYVNYLRRYTK; this comes from the coding sequence ATGCAGGCTATAATAACTGCCGGTGGGTTGGGGACTAGGATGTTGCCTATTAGTAAGGAGATTCCTAAGGAGATGTTGCCCGTTCCGGTTAACGGGGAGTTAAAGCCCATTATTCAAGTTATATTTGAGCAGCTTTACGATCAGGGGGTAAGGGAGTTCATCGTGGTGGTTAGTAGGAGTAAGAGGGTTATAGAGGATTATTTTACTCCGGATTACGATTTCTTGGATTATTTGGAGAGGGAGGGTAAGTTGAAACAGGCTAGTAGTTTAAGGGGTTTTTATGAGAGGGTTGAGGGGAGTAATATTGTGTTTTTGACTCAATATAGGCAGAGGGGGTTTGGTGAGGCGGTGTTGAGGACTGAGCCTTATGTTGGGGGTTCGTTTCTTGTTGTGGCTGCGGATACGTTGGTATTTGATCTTGACATTGGTCGTATGTCTACTAATTCGTTTCTGGTTACTGAGGTTGAGGATCCTAGACCTTACGGTGTGGTAATTACTGATGGTGAGGGTAATGTGATTGATGTTGAGGAGAAGCCTCAATTTCCGAGGTCTAATCTCATCATAATTCCTTATTATGTGTTTGATGAGAGAATTTTTCAAGCGTTAAAAAGGGTGCATTTTGAGAGGGAGTTGCAACTTACTGACGGTATAAGAAACTTAATAAGGGAAGGAGTGGTTTTCAAGGCCATAAGAGTAAAGGATACGTACGATCTGGGTAATTTTGAAGGATATGTCAACTATCTAAGAAGGTATACAAAATGA
- a CDS encoding adenosylcobinamide amidohydrolase, with protein MEPKIVRFSLGKDYIILTSALYPEGIARVNEICSIFVDKSYCSGDPWGDVTNWCPSKSAIMFMTAAKNYTFKETDWGKFFVSAGIGRSGEDAGCTINIGVFVDKGLNINGLVDLIRTVTEAKAGALRDLGYKFTGTVSDAIAVGSLPGNEYFIGPGTELGKKIAYDIRNTIVELLSKGDD; from the coding sequence ATGGAGCCAAAAATTGTTAGGTTTAGCCTTGGAAAGGACTACATAATTTTAACCTCCGCGTTATATCCAGAAGGAATAGCTAGAGTTAATGAAATTTGTAGTATTTTCGTTGATAAAAGTTATTGTAGTGGAGATCCTTGGGGGGACGTGACTAACTGGTGTCCCTCTAAATCTGCCATAATGTTCATGACTGCTGCAAAGAATTACACTTTTAAAGAAACTGATTGGGGTAAATTTTTCGTTAGTGCTGGAATTGGGAGAAGCGGTGAGGATGCGGGTTGTACTATCAATATTGGGGTGTTCGTTGATAAAGGGTTAAACATTAATGGGCTAGTTGACTTAATAAGGACAGTTACTGAGGCCAAGGCTGGAGCTTTAAGGGATTTGGGATATAAGTTTACGGGAACTGTGAGTGATGCCATTGCAGTTGGCTCTTTACCTGGAAACGAGTATTTCATAGGTCCGGGTACTGAACTAGGTAAAAAGATAGCCTATGATATTAGAAACACTATTGTGGAATTGTTATCCAAAGGGGATGATTAG
- a CDS encoding acyl-CoA synthetase family protein: MSAVKNEYDAIHRELREQGFIRTDYPPNSSETLWNRKIMAMKREEIDKLKTYRLKRIVKWAWENIEFYRRFWKSKNFEPDMIKDWRDITKVPILRKDEIRKDLQQNPPFGTIFHPELAKHIRFVGATSGSTGLPTFQGWGALEMDYFQEGQARYLWTFAEVKPTKVYANYLNMSGFYSWGPPVVETAMWRCGATAIAGGGETYFSWKNRHNLIFKLWKVDVFATTPWLHRLVGEEAKIEGWETPFKVLLLHGGAAAENTKKKLFKVHPNAELAISVWGTTDGHMAIEVPSLEGQLVVWEDMEIFDIVDPKTDEPVSEGERGELIATLLSHYTMPLIRYSLGDYVKNDFLTDPDPKYGITHMRFAEPIPGRVEWMFFVKGKLLLPIYVEDAVNEIPDTTGMFNIFIYDNSMDKLKIRIETRREQADYNYDKQAREILANRIGIHPDDVEIEWVKPGNTIWTGYKLQVFVDQRKKK; the protein is encoded by the coding sequence ATGTCTGCAGTTAAAAACGAATACGACGCAATTCATAGGGAATTGAGAGAACAAGGTTTTATTAGAACTGATTATCCACCAAATTCCTCTGAGACGTTGTGGAATAGGAAGATAATGGCAATGAAAAGAGAGGAGATCGATAAGTTAAAGACTTATAGGTTAAAGAGAATCGTAAAGTGGGCTTGGGAGAACATTGAGTTCTATAGAAGGTTTTGGAAGTCTAAAAACTTCGAACCAGACATGATAAAGGATTGGAGAGATATTACTAAAGTTCCTATTTTAAGAAAAGATGAAATTAGGAAAGACCTACAGCAAAATCCTCCATTTGGTACAATTTTCCATCCCGAATTGGCTAAGCATATAAGGTTTGTCGGAGCTACTTCTGGGTCAACTGGTTTACCAACTTTCCAAGGATGGGGGGCTTTGGAAATGGACTATTTCCAGGAAGGGCAAGCTAGATATTTGTGGACTTTTGCAGAGGTTAAACCAACTAAAGTTTACGCGAACTATTTAAACATGAGCGGATTTTACAGCTGGGGTCCTCCAGTTGTTGAGACTGCCATGTGGAGATGTGGGGCTACTGCAATAGCTGGAGGTGGTGAGACTTACTTCTCATGGAAGAATAGACATAACTTAATCTTCAAACTATGGAAAGTTGACGTATTCGCCACAACTCCTTGGTTACATAGATTAGTAGGAGAGGAAGCTAAAATTGAGGGCTGGGAAACTCCCTTCAAGGTTTTGCTACTTCATGGTGGTGCCGCTGCTGAAAACACTAAAAAGAAATTATTCAAGGTTCATCCAAATGCTGAATTGGCCATAAGTGTTTGGGGAACAACTGATGGGCACATGGCTATTGAAGTTCCAAGCTTAGAAGGACAATTAGTAGTGTGGGAGGACATGGAGATATTTGATATTGTCGACCCTAAGACTGATGAACCTGTATCTGAGGGAGAAAGAGGTGAACTGATAGCGACCTTGTTGAGTCACTATACCATGCCTTTAATACGCTATAGTTTAGGAGATTACGTTAAAAATGACTTCTTGACTGACCCAGATCCTAAGTATGGTATAACCCACATGAGATTTGCTGAGCCAATACCGGGTAGGGTTGAGTGGATGTTCTTCGTTAAAGGGAAATTATTATTGCCAATTTACGTTGAGGACGCCGTGAACGAAATTCCAGACACTACTGGAATGTTCAATATTTTCATTTACGATAATAGTATGGATAAATTGAAGATTAGAATAGAGACAAGGAGGGAACAGGCTGATTATAATTACGATAAGCAAGCCAGAGAGATATTAGCGAACAGGATTGGGATTCACCCAGATGATGTTGAGATAGAGTGGGTAAAGCCTGGAAATACAATATGGACAGGCTATAAGTTGCAAGTGTTTGTTGACCAGAGGAAGAAGAAATAA